One genomic window of Halobellus limi includes the following:
- a CDS encoding TetR/AcrR family transcriptional regulator: MSEPDGSVETQDTREVIMEATFRALRKHGYSDLRVRDIGAEMDLSRQVIHYHFDGKYDLLSSFLEYVIDQYEGSIAVDEETGPREELEMRIDRCLFGPEFAEFSHWERMEVYHELYASAQHDEAHRELFTEHYDRLKASIVDVIERGIEAGAFRDVDADLMGQHLTDTIHVARERRLALGHDDAPEEARRAIEEFVLDSLYDGSDEAGEADETAES, encoded by the coding sequence ATGAGCGAACCGGACGGGTCGGTCGAGACCCAGGACACCCGTGAGGTCATTATGGAGGCCACCTTTCGGGCGCTGCGAAAGCACGGGTACAGCGACCTCCGCGTCCGCGACATCGGGGCCGAGATGGATCTCTCTCGGCAGGTGATCCACTACCACTTCGACGGCAAGTACGACCTGCTGTCGTCGTTTCTCGAATACGTCATCGACCAATACGAGGGGAGCATCGCGGTCGACGAGGAGACGGGCCCCCGCGAGGAGCTCGAGATGCGCATCGACCGCTGCCTGTTCGGACCGGAGTTCGCGGAGTTCTCCCACTGGGAGCGCATGGAGGTGTATCACGAACTGTACGCCTCCGCCCAGCACGACGAGGCCCACCGCGAGCTGTTCACGGAGCACTACGACCGGCTCAAGGCGAGCATCGTCGACGTCATCGAGCGCGGGATCGAAGCGGGGGCGTTTCGAGACGTCGACGCCGACCTGATGGGACAGCACCTCACCGACACGATCCACGTCGCGCGGGAGCGGCGGCTGGCGCTCGGCCACGACGACGCGCCGGAAGAGGCCCGGCGCGCGATAGAGGAGTTCGTCCTCGACTCGCTGTACGACGGGTCGGACGAGGCCGGCGAGGCCGACGAAACGGCAGAATCGTAA